TAGTAAAGTTTGGTTGGTTACAGATCCAACCACGGGAACAAAGAGCTTGGAACTGCGTATACCGAGCTGCCGATAAGCCATCAAACAACCAATAATTTGGAACCACAAAGGACTGCAAAGAAATCATTTAAAATGTTTACATAAATAGCTACTTACTTAATGTTTCAATTAACTACAAATAGGCACATTGAAATTAAGCTATTCATCATTAGATTCGCATTAAGGGAGGAGATGTGCGGGAGCTTGAATTTAAGTAAATATCTAGTAATGATTGTTAAACATATATAGCTAAAATTTAAATACTGTGATTCACTCTAAATATACACACATAGTATGTACAGACGCATAGGTAGGACTATGCGAGTAGATGtggcatacatatataaatatttaaattatatAGACATGCATGTATACACGTGTACGATATTTGCGCCCATTAAATTTAACTAAATACGAATATGGATCCGATCCTGAGCACCAAATGTATATACCCACATTGAACCCCAATCTACCCAAATCAAATGAGATCAATCATTATTCAAATATAAAAAGGTTCAGTAGAAATTTTTACACAAACGTGCATATGCATATTACGTTACACATTAGTTAGTATCCTAAATTTTGGCGCATACGGATAGAATTGCTTTGGAGCTAGCAAACGTCAAGTTCaaacatttttatttttttatgttGATATTTTGacggtttttatttttcataGCTTTTACCGGAAACAGTAAACCTCCCTCCCCGACAAAGACACACCTCACCTTGTCACGCCGAAGTTTATATACCCTTAAATTTCAACGAAAGTAAATCGGAACCTTTCAAACAGACTATCAGGCTGTTACGTAAAATGGAAACGTGAACGCTTGATGCGATTCTATATAAACAAAGAAGACTTGTTTTTTGATAAATTGTTCCTTTGGCAGctacatatatacaaatagAGGTCCGATCCGACGAATTTCGATAAATGATTAGAGAGATTTGCTTGCAAAGATAAAGATGGATATGGTGGAGAGGCATCCTAGTGTTTATCACAATCATCCGACCAATTTTATATCAAATTGCGCATACAAAAATTTCAGTTTGGGATTTTATGTATTCGTctatttttgtttaaatgtcgCCAGTTTCAGTTGCATTTCTAGATCTCAGAAATGCAAATATGAGCATTGGGTGTGGCATTCAAAATCCGTGCGCTAGGTTTAGTATTTTATCCGTGTACATCTACCGAACCGAACCATATGGCAGTCAATTAGACTCTAGAAATGGTTGCCACTTCTGATAATTATTATCATAGTTTGGTTTAAACATTTCATTGTTTCAAAGATCCAGTAACTTCAAAACAATGGTCTTCATTTAAATGTAAATAGTTTAAGAAACGAGTCTAACAAATTGTATAATAGAAAAAGTAAAATAACTGAGCTGATTTTTCCACTGTCCTTCAAATTGGAATGAGACAGATGTACTATAGATATAAATATGATCAAATATATAATCACAGCAGTTATACTGTTAAGTTTTAACATATTGCAAATTCAATTTATTTACAAAACTCGACGGTTTTTCAATGAAAAACTTGCCTTATTTGTTTTAAAAACGATGGAGTGTAAGAAATCGTTTTCAGTTAAAGTCAGTGCACTGGAGGAATAAAATGTCCCCAGATCATAGTCTGATTTATTATATCGGATAGTGCAGATAATTTATTCAATTACATAATCCTTATCGAAATCATATTTATCTGCTTTTGAAGTCGATGAACCCGAGCCCAGGCTGAAGTTATCCAGAACATCTGtaatttttgaaattttcttctCATTACGCATATTCTGCTTCTTCTTTCGTTTTTGCACTTCTTTTATAGATTTGTTGAGCGATTGATTTTCTGAAAACAAGattttatataaaaaattaatattttaaagTTACTATAAGTGGTGGTAAGATAATTACCTTCTAAAAGCAGTACGGGGtctggtttttctttttcatcaCCCAATTTTCTTTTACGAGTTCTCAACGACTTGTCCTTCTCGTTGATAACTAGATTTGGTGAAATATTAGTCGCCGTATCATCTTCTTCGCGAGGCTTCCTAATCTCCAGAGAACCTGTGCATGCGATCTCCATAGCTTCATCTGTTTTTACAGTGCATTGCTCTAGTATATCTGTCTCCATGGACTCAAAGTTGTCAACATCAAACTCGCGGGCCTCGGCGTGTACTATCGAGGCACTAATGTGGACACTTTGCGGCTCGACTACTTCGGGAGGTTGTGTgcaatattttattttgcCAGTGTTCCAGTCATTGAGCACGCTGCGCGCAGCTGCCACAACATCAGGCACTCCTTTTTTTAAGAATTTTCCTAAGGAGGGGACAGTTAGTTAGCAATAGGCTACAAATTCAAAGCACTCACCCATTCTAGCAGCCTTCTTTGCAAAGAATTCTTCAAAGGTGTCGTAGCTTGTAATATCATACATAGAGCAGAAATACTCTTTGCTGGCTCGTCTTAAAACGCTTTCCGCAATTGTGAATGGATCTTTTACATCGCCCACGCGCTGGGCGTTCTTTAGCACTGCATGTGAACTTTCAGCTCCGCTCGTAAATACAATCCCCGGACAATCGATTAGTTTGATCTTTGAATCAAGTTCTACTTCCTGCATAGCCCTTTAGTTTTCGAAGACCAATGTAAATTAAATtgaatataaataataattagacAGGAGACTTACTTAGTCACACCTGGGGTACTGCCCACCATGCACGATCTTCCTCGGGTCAGCGAATTGATTATTGAGCTCTTTCCCACATTTGGGATTCCAACAACTCCCACTCGTATCGATGTCTTGATGCCTTTGTTTCGGCAGTAATTGCCCAGCATGGACATTAGTAGCTCAGCTCCAATGCACACCGATCCCTGCATGGCTTTAGCGGATTTCATGTCGTGAAGTTTTCGGCGACCTAAACGTGACGCCTGATCTTGTGTAGAAGCTTTAAACGCAGTCACTGGACCTACACGCCGGAAGTACTTAATCCAGTTATCTAGATTTTCCCTAGGCACTAGATCCGCCTTGTTAAGTATAAGTACAAGGCGTTTGTTGCCAGGGGCTCCTCGAACGGCGCGTTCTACTTCGGTGCAGCGCGTTCCGAGGGGATCACGAGCATCCACTACTTCCAGGACAACGTCGGCATTTTCAATGACCTTACGGAATTCTTTAAAATATTGCTTCAGAGACTGCTCCTTTGTGACTGCATTCTTATACTTTTTCTGATTGTCATCGACTGAACCGTCTTCGTGCATAGCTCCATGGACTGTGCTCCGCATGTCTGCATCTTCTACCATAGATTCCAGGGACTTGAATTTATTTTGCTCTCGTTCTAATTTGAAAGCATCGCGGCGCGCTTGCCGTTCGGCTTCTTGCCGTTGTTTGGCCTCCTCAACTTCCTTTAGTATGTCATCCTTAAATGGGCAGATATTCGGGATCTGAATGagcttttgttttttgctgCCTTTTTTTGGATTTTTCTTTGCAACGCGACGCTCCTTCCTGTTGTGCTCGCGTACCTTTTTTTCGATTTTGTGCTTAAGACGACCAGTCAATCGCTTTGATTTTTTAGCTGCAATACCACAGATCATGAGATGATCTTTAATCTTTACGAATAGCAAATTACTTACTCTTCAATCGTTTTAGAGCCATTTCCAATTAACAATTAACTACAACTTAGATTGGTTTCCAGCACGTGTTATGATTTTGCCATTCACAATATACATCGACAACAAAATATTTCTTTCTAGTTTTCGAGTACTTTTATCGATAGTGTCGATAATTCCGTGTTGAACTGGTCACACTGGAAATGACGTAACTGAGAACATATGTTTGTTGAGATTTTATAAAAATGTATATTAA
This region of Drosophila miranda strain MSH22 chromosome 2, D.miranda_PacBio2.1, whole genome shotgun sequence genomic DNA includes:
- the LOC108155252 gene encoding guanine nucleotide-binding protein-like 3 homolog; this encodes MALKRLKTKKSKRLTGRLKHKIEKKVREHNRKERRVAKKNPKKGSKKQKLIQIPNICPFKDDILKEVEEAKQRQEAERQARRDAFKLEREQNKFKSLESMVEDADMRSTVHGAMHEDGSVDDNQKKYKNAVTKEQSLKQYFKEFRKVIENADVVLEVVDARDPLGTRCTEVERAVRGAPGNKRLVLILNKADLVPRENLDNWIKYFRRVGPVTAFKASTQDQASRLGRRKLHDMKSAKAMQGSVCIGAELLMSMLGNYCRNKGIKTSIRVGVVGIPNVGKSSIINSLTRGRSCMVGSTPGVTKAMQEVELDSKIKLIDCPGIVFTSGAESSHAVLKNAQRVGDVKDPFTIAESVLRRASKEYFCSMYDITSYDTFEEFFAKKAARMGKFLKKGVPDVVAAARSVLNDWNTGKIKYCTQPPEVVEPQSVHISASIVHAEAREFDVDNFESMETDILEQCTVKTDEAMEIACTGSLEIRKPREEDDTATNISPNLVINEKDKSLRTRKRKLGDEKEKPDPVLLLEENQSLNKSIKEVQKRKKKQNMRNEKKISKITDVLDNFSLGSGSSTSKADKYDFDKDYVIE